DNA from Amorphoplanes friuliensis DSM 7358:
TGCGCTCGACGTCGCCGGAGTCGCGGTTCGCCCCACCGGGGTCAACACCGCGGAGGGACGGCGGTCGAGGGCGCTTTCCGCGGACCGTGCCGCCGCCGTGCGTGTCGGCACCGACGACCTGCACGCGTGGCTGGGGCGGCGGCGTACCGAGGGCTGGTCTCTCGTCCGCCTGGCCGCTGCTGTCGGCCACAGCACCCACTGGGTCCGGTGGCGGCTCGACAAGACCGACGTCCGGGCCGGGTGAGCGCGACGGGCGTGTTCAGCCGATCCGGCGTTGCTCCGGACGGGTGTCGCTGACCGCGGCGACCAGGTCCTCGCGGGCGCGGGCGACGCGGGAGCGGATGGTGCCGACCGGGCAGTCGCAGACCTCGGCCGCCTCGGCGTAGGACAACCCGGCGATCTGGGTGGCGACGAATGCCTCCCGCCGGTCGGGGTCGAGACCGGCGAGCAGGTCCTGCAGGGCGTGCTGCTCCTCGAAGCGGGACTGCTGGGGTGCGACAGCGTCGGCGGTGGCCTGCCAGTCGGGCAGGGACGCCGCCCGGGGCCGCCGGCCGGCGAGGCGAACGGCGTCGGCGGCCACGTGGCGGGCGATGGCGAAGAGCCAGGTCCGCACCGAGGATCGTCCGGCGAAGTCGGGCAGGGCCCGCACGGCCCGCAGGTAGGTCTCCTGAGCCAGGTCCTCGGCGTCGCCGTGGGAGGAGAGCGGAGTGAGGAAGCGCAGCACGTCGTGCTGGGTCGCGCGGATCAGGTCCGTCAGGGCGTCGCGGTCACCGGCTGCCGCGGCAGCTGCGAGGGCGGTGAGGTCGGGCTCCGGCATCACCGCGGGTCCTCTCGTCACGGAATTCTCCGTCAGAATACGGACCTGGCCGCGTGATGGTTCACCCGCGCACGGAAAATTTGAACGTCAGCGGCTGCCCCGAGCCGGGCCGCACGGTGACGACAAGATCCATGCGCCGGTCGGTGCGCAGCGGGACGGCGGCCAGGGCGACGCTTTCCGCGACGCGTTGCACGGCAATCGTCCCCGGGCGCGCGGTGCTGATCTCCCACGCCCGTACCGGTCCGATCGCCGGGTCGGCGCACAGATGCAGGAGAGCCGTGCTTCCCCGTACCGGCTCGGTCCGCACCAGGAGCTCGCGCCCGCCCGAATAGGCGGGCATCGAGGCCCGGGGCGGGCACGGCCCTTCCGCCGCGGCCGGTACGACCGAGACGCCGGTCAGCAGCAGTGTCACGCTGGCGCACAGCACGACGGCGGCCACCACGGCGGTGAATGCGCCCCGCCATGATCGTTTGACCGGCACGGGGTTCGTGCTCCGGTGGGACCGGGTGAGCTGCAGACCGTTGCCGGTGTGCCGGACAGTCATCGCGGAGCGGGGAATCGCACCACGGCGGCGCACTGCACGGCAGTACCGGCTCCCCGCCGTGTCCGCCGGCACGGGCCCGTGGCCCTCGGATCTCATGACCGGATAGTCGTCGTGGCCCGGCGTCCGGTTCCCGCCCAGGTGGCACCGCGTGCGGTGGTGCCACCTGCGGCGGGTCAGCGTCCGGCCGGGGCGGGGGAGACGGGCACCTCGGGCCGCGGACGGTTGCCGCGTCGCCTGCGGATTGCGCCGACGACGACGTCGATGAGCAGGAACGCGACCAGCGGTATGCCGAACAGCGGCACGAACCAGCCCACCGCGAACACCACAGGTACGCCCACGACGATCACCCAGGTGGGCAGCTGCTGCCAGGCGCCGCGCGGGGGCGGGGTTCCGGCCAGGGCCCGGCGGTCGGCGCGGGTGGGGCGCCGCTGCCACCACATGCGGTAGCCCCAGACGATCACCGTGATCAGGCCGATCGCCAGTGCGGCGAGCACGATCTGGTTGGCCAGGCCGAACAGCTGGCCCATGTGGGCGTAGACGCCCCACTGGGTGAGCTTGGCCATCACCGGCCAGTCGGCGAAGTTGCTGCGGTCGGTCACGGCACCGGTGGCGCCGTCGACGGCGATGCTGTCGCGCCCGAGCGGCCACGTCACCTTGTTCTCGGAGACCGTCCAGGCGGTGGTGGCGTCAGCCGGCACGGTCACGGCGACCGACCGGGTGATGCCGTTGTCGGTCGCGGTTTTCAGCACCGAGTCGACCTGCGTCGCCGGGTCGATGCCGGCGGTGGCAGCGGGGGTGGTGCCGCCACCGTGGTGGCCGCCGGCCGCGACCGGGGCGGCACCGGCCAGTGTCGTCGCCACCGCCGGGCGGCTGCCCTGCAGCGCGTCGACCGCCTTGCCGAAGTTGACGCCCGCATAGTCGGACCAGGTCAGCCCGGTCGCAGCCAGGAACAGCAGGCCCAGGGTCAGCCACACACCGAGCGAGGCGTGAAAGCTGCGGGTACGGCGCACACCCTTCTTCGCGGCGAGCTCGGGTGCCAGCATCTTCTTGCCGCGCTGGCGGCGCCACCACAGGATCAGCCCGCCCAGGGCGATGAACGCGAGCCAGCTGGCGGCGAACTCCGAGTAGAGAAAGCCGTACTTGCCGAGATGCATGCTGGTGTGCAGGTCGTCGAGCCAGGTCTGCGTCGGTGTGCTGGCGAACCAGGTGGTCAGCTGCCCGGTCACCGCGCCGGTGTACTGGTTCACGTAGACGGTCTCGGCGTGCATGGCGTCCAGGCCGGGCGCGGTGAAGTCGATCTGCGTGGTGCGGTCGCCGTCGCCGGCCCGGATCGCGGTCACAGTGCCGACGGGATGACTGGCCCGGGCGGCGTTGAGCAGCTCGGACATCGGCCGCGCTGAGCCACCGGGCTCGGCGATCACGAGTTCGTCGGCGTACACGATGCGGTCGATCTGAGGGGAGAACGCGTAGGCGAGCCCGCTGATGGCGGCCAGGAGAAGGAACGGCGCGACGAAGACACCGGCGTAGAAGTGCAGACGTAACAGCAGGGGACCGATGCTGCGCGCGGGCGCAGCCCTCGGTCTCGTCACCGGTGGGGCGGACGTGACGGGGGTGGTGGTGGACATCAGCACCTCACAGCGTTCGGCGGCCACGATTCGCTCGTTGGTCGCCGGGCCGCGGCGATTGGTTCCCGGCGAAAGTGCCGGATCAGATGACGTCCCGGTGGCCCAGCCGTGCCTCCTGCATCGCGGTCACCAGGTCCTCGCGGGCACGGGCGACGCGGGAGCGGATCGTCCCGATCGGACAACCGCAGATCTCGGCTGCCTCCGCATAGGACAGACCCACGACCTGCGTGATGACAAAGGCCTCCCGGCGCTCGGCGGAGAGCCCAGCGACCAGATCGTGCAGGGCGTGTTCTTCCTCGAAGCGCACCGAGCCGCCCTCGGCCACACTGCGCCAGTCGGGCACGGCGATCAGACGCGGGCGGCTCGCGGCGTGGCGCACCGCGTCCACGGCGACACGTTTGGCGATGGCGAACAACCAGGTGCGTACCGTGGAACGGCCGGCGAAGGCGGGCAGGGCCCGGAAGGCGCGCAGGAAGGTCTCCTGGGTCAGATCCTCGACCTCACGCCACGGGGCGATGCTGCCCAGGAACCGCATGACGTCGCGTTGTGTCGCCTGGACGAGGTCGGTGAAGGCGGCCCGGTCACCGGCCGCGGCCTCCGCTGCCAGTGAGACCAGGTTGTGGTCGGGCTCGGGGCCCGGCAACGGGTCCACCGGGACGCCGGAACCCACCATGAGTGTTCGTCCTCCGGATCGCTCGGTGGATGCGGCGCCGCACCCGTCGCATCAGGAGTCGGACCGCAGTCGCTCCTGGTTCCCGCGCCGGCCGACTTTTGTCCCGGTCACCCTCCGGGAACTTTTCTCCCCGCTCGGACGACTTCCCGGAGTGCAGAGTGCGGTGAGGACGCCGTCGCTGGTCGCCGTGGTGACCAGCACGGCCGTGGTGGTCCTGGTGACAGCGTTGATCTTCGGTGGGGCGGTCGACGGCAGTGTGCTGCCCGGCATCCCCAGCCCCGGCCGGCTGACCCTGTGGGCGCTGCCCGCGCTGACGCTGCTCGCGAACACCCTTGGTGTGCTCACGGTCGGTGCCACGACTACGGCGGCGTTCCTGCTGCCCGGCGACGGTCGCAGCGTGTCGGCCCACGGCTGGCAACTGCTGCGCCGCACGACGTGGCTGGCGCTGCTGTGGGCGGCCACGTCCCTCGCCCTGATCGCTCTGACCGTGTCGGACCTGCTCGGTGTGCCGGCGGGAGAGCTGAGCCGCCAGACGCTGGTCAGTTTTGCGGGCTCCATCGCGCAGGGTCAGGCCCTGCTGACCCAGGCCGGACTCGCCCTGCTGCTGGCCGTCCTGACCCGCTGCGGCGTGTCACGCGGGCTCGCCGCCGTCACCGCCGTGCTGGCGATGGTCACGCTGCTCCCGCCCGCGTTCACCGGGCACTCGGCCGGCGCCGGCGACCACCAGGTCGCCGTCACCAGCCTCGCGCTGCACATCCTGGCGGCGTCACTCTGGGTGGGTGGCCTGGCCGGCCTCCTCCTGGTAAACCGCCACCGCCGCTTCGCCGAGACCACCGAGCGCTACAGCCGGCTGGCCCTGGCCTGTTTTGTGGCGACCGCCGTCACCGGCGCCGTCAACGCGGCGGTCCGGCTCGGGAGCGTCCAGGCCCTCACCGATTCCCGGTACGGCGTACTGGTCCTGCTCAAGGTCGTGGCGCTGCTCGCCGTGGGGGTCATCGGCGCCGCGCACCGCAGCCGTACCCTGCCGGCGCTGCGAGCCGGCGCGCCGTGGGCCTTCCTGCGGCTGGCCGCAGGGGAGCTGGTCGTGCTGGGCGCCGCGGTGGGGCTGGCCGTGGCCCTGGCGCGCAGTCCCACCCCGGTGCCCGAGAGCGTCGCGGAGCCCGATCCGCTGGTCGAACTGCTCGGTTTCGACCAGCCGGGCCCGATCACCGCGGCCGGACTGTTCGGCAACCCCCTGCCGGACATGTTCTTCCTGACGGTCGTTGCGGTGGGCATCTTCTACTATCTGGCCGGGGTCCGCAGGCTGCACCGGGCCGGGCACCCCTGGCCGGTGAGCCGGACCGCGTCCTGGCTGGCGGGGATGCTGATCCTGGGTGCGATCACCTGCCTGGGCGTCGGCAAGTACGCCTACGTGCTGTTCAGCGTGCACATGATCCAGCACATGGTGCTCTCCATGGTGGTGCCGATCCTGCTGGTCGGCGGTGCCCCGGTGACCCTGGCCCTCCGTGCGCTGAAGCGGCCGGCGGACCCGCAGGTGCGCGGCGCCCGCGAATGGCTGACGGTCGCGCTGCACAGCCGGCCCATGCGGTTCCTCAGTCACCCGCTGGTCGCGCTCGGCATCTACGTGACCAGCCTGTACGGCCTCTACCTGAGTAGTCTGCTGGGCACCCTCATGCGGTACCACCTGGGACACCTCGCGATGCTCGTGCACTTCGTGCTCGCCGGGTACCTGCTGTTCTGGGTCCTCATCGGCATCGACCCGGGCCGCCGCCGTGTCCCGCCGGCGCTGCTCACCGTCGTGCACCTGCTGGCGATGGCGGCGCATGCCTTCTTCGGCTTTGTGCTGCTGCAGTCCACGACGGTCATCGCCGACGACTGGTACACCGCCGTGCACCCGGCCTGGGCGTCGTCGTTGCTGGCCGATCAGCACCTCGGCGCCGGTCTGGCGTGGGCCTTCGGTGAGGTGCCCGCCGCGGTTGTCATGCTGCTGCTGGTACGCCAGTGGATCCGTACCGACGAACGGGAACAGGCCCGCCTGGACCGGGCTGCGGACCGCGCCGAGGCCTCCGGCGAAGCGGACGACCTGGCCCGCTACAACGCATTTCTCGCCGCGGCGGCACGGGAAACACCACAGCGGGAACCATGAGGGCTCGCGGCGCGACTACCCGGCATGGACATGGATCACCGGCCGGGCCTGCGGCTGGTCGGCGCCGACGAGCGGATGGCGGTGCCCCGCGCGAGGCGTGATCCCGCCCGCTGGGCGCTGGCCGCTGTCGCCGTGCTGCAGATCCTGCTCGGCACCGTCCAGATCCTCGGCCTCCACGCCGTGGACCTGGTCAACGGCGGGCACGTCGGCAACGAGTCCGCCGCCTGGAACATCGCCCTGGGTGCGGCGTTCCTCGGTGTCGCCCGGGCCGGAACGGGTCACGCCGGCGTGCTCATCATGCTGGCCGCGTTCATCGGCGTGCTCACCGTGCTCACCGTCAGCGACCTGCTCAGCGGACGGGTCGGGTCCGCGCGGCTCGGCACCCACGCCCTGCTGGTCCTCGGCTTCTGTCTTGTCCTGCGCCTGACCCGCCGTCCCCGCCCGGCACCGCAAAGCGCGGACAGGCCGGGAACTCGCCACCGGTGGGTCACGACCAATGCAGCGAATACCCCCTGGAGAAACGGACACCATGCCAAACATCCTGAACCGCGGCTCCCGGCGGCGTACCCTCGCCGCAGTGGCACTGGCCGGCGCACTGACCACGCTCGGTCTCGCCGGCTGCGGTAACGGCGACGACACCGCCGCCGCAGCACCGACCACCGGCCCGTCGGCCGCCACGACCCTGACGGTGAAGGACCCGTGGGTGAAGGCCTCCAAGGCCGGCGTCATGACTGCCGCGTTCGGCACCCTGGTCAACAACACCGGCGCTGCCATCACCGTGGTCGGCGCGGAGTCGCCGGCCTCCCCGATGGAGCTGCACGAGATGACCATGAAGGACGGCAAGATGCTGATGCAGCCCAAGCAGGGCGGCTTTGTCATCGAGGCCGGGGGCACGCACGAGCTGTCGCCGGGTGGCGATCACCTGATGCTGATGAAGCCGGCCGCCGAGGTGGCGGCCGGTGACGAGGTCACGTTCACCCTCAAGCTGGCCGACGGCAAGACCGTGCCGTTCGCCGCGGTCGCCAAGCCCTTTGCCGGTGCCGGCGAGAGCTACGACCCGGGCATGTCCATGCCGGGCTCGGGCATGCCGATGGACGGTGCCTCGCCGATGGCGAGCATGACGCCGTGACCTCACGACCCTCCCCGGTGAGCAGGCGAGGCCTGCTCGCCGGGGGTGCGGTCGCCGGCCTCGGTGCGGTCGCCGCAGCTGTTGCACTGTCCGGTGAGGACACTCCCGTCCCGGTCGCGGCCACGGGCCCGCTGGACACCGGTACGGCCACCGTGGCCTTCCACGGCACCCGCCAGGCTGGAGTGGCCCAGGACCCGCCGGCACACGCCGCCTTCGTGGCCTTCACCCTCGCCGCCGGCAGCGACAAACGGACCCTGAGCCGGATGATGCGGCTGCTGTCCGACGACGCCGCCCGCCTGACCCGGGGCGTTCCCGCGCTGGGTGACACCGACGCCACCCTCGCGGTGCTGCCGGCCCGGCTGACCGTCACCTTCGGCTTCGGCCCCGGCCTGTACCGCGTGGCCGGGGTGCCGTCACCGGTCGCGGATCTGCCGAAGTTCTCCATCGACCGGCTGGAACGGCGCTGGTCCGGCGGTGACCTGCTGCTGCAGATCTGCGCCGACGACCCGCTCACGGTCGCGCACACCCAGCGGATGCTGATCAAGGATGCGCGGCCGTTCGCCGCGGTCCGGTGGGTGCAGCAGGGCTTCCGGCGCAGCCCCGGCGTGCAGGCACCCGAGCACACCCAGCGCAACGTGCTGGGTCAGCTCGACGGCACGGCCAATCCCCGCGGCACCGAGATCGACCCGGCCGTGTGGAACACCGACGGCTCGACCCAGCTGGTGATCCGCCGGATGCGGGCCGAGATCGAGAAGTGGGACCTGCTGGCCGTCGCCGACAAGGAGAACGCCACCGGCCGCCGCCTGGAGTCGGGTGCCCCGCTGAGCGGCACCAACGAGCGCGACGAGCCCGACTTCGGCGCCCTGGACGACACCGGTCTGCCGAAGATGCCGGACTTCTCCCACGTCACCCGGGCCCGGGTCACCGATCCCGGCCTGAAGATCCTGCGCCGGCCGTACAACTACGACGGCGTGCCGAACGCGCTCGGGCACCCCGACGCCGGGCTGATCTTCGCGGCGTACCAGCGTGACATCGCCCGGCAGTTCGTGCCCATCCAGCAGCGCCTCGCGGACAAGGACCTGCTCAACGAATGGATCACTCCGATCGGCTCGGCCGTGTTCGCGATCCCGCCGGGCTGCGCCGAGGGCGGCTGGATCGGCGAACAGGTGCTGGCGTGAGGAAGGCTCTGGCCGCACTGGCCGCCGTGGTGATCGTGCTGCTGCCTGCCGCGCCGGCCTGGGCGCACGCCCAGCTGGTGAGCGCGGATCCGGCCGAGGACGCCAGCCTGGCCCGGGCGCCGGCCTCGGTCACGCTGACCTTCAGCGAACGGCTCAACCCCGAGTTCACCACCATCGTCGTCAGCGACGCGGCCAGACAACGGATACCCGCCGCGGCTCCGACCGTCGACGCCGGGAAGGGCACCGTCAGCCTTACTCAGCCGCTGAGCAACGGCGCCTACACGGTGGCGTACCGCGTGGTGTCGGTGGACGGTCACACGGTCCAGGGCTCGTACCCGTTCACCGTGGCGGACCCCACCCGGCCCGCGGCCGCCGCCGCTTCCCAGCCCGCGGTGGCGCGCGCCGACAGATCCACGGGAATCTCAACACCCGTGCTGATCGGTCTGGGTGCGTTCGGTGTCCTGTGCGTGCTGGTCGTCGCCTACCTGTACGTGTCCGGCCGGCGTCGCGCCGCTCGCCGCGAGCAGGTCGTCCCAGCCCGTGACGGCGACGTCGTCCAGCCCGCTCAGACCGGCCGCCTCGCCCGCGAATAGGCGAGTGGAGCAGAAAGGCCGCCCCACCGAGCGGTGGGGCGGCCTGTTCTTGTCCGGCGTGTGTCAGTGCATCAGGATCGGCGCTTCGACGGCGGGCTCGGCCGCCGCACCCGTGGCGCCGGGCGTGCGGCGCTTGCGGGGCAGGAACGCGATCGGGATGAAGGTCGCCAGTACCAGGGCGAACCCGACCCAGAACGTGGTCGAGAACGAGTCGGCGGCGTACTGCAGGCCGCGCTCGAGGACGTTGGGCGGCAGCGGGAGCTGCGCGCCCTGCTGCGTGGCGATGGCCGCGCCCGCCTCGGTGATCGGCTCGCCGGTCTGCGGGTTGTTCAGGCCCGGGATCGGCGTCGAGCCGTTGAGCCGGCTGGTCAGGATCACGGACATGATCGCCGTGCCGATCGAGCCGCCGATCTGCTGGAGGATGTTCACCAGCGTGGATCCGCGGGCGACCTCGGCGGACTGCAGCGTCCGCAGCGCCGAAGTCATGATCGGCATCATCGTGCCGCCCATGCCCAGGCCCATCACGAACAATGACCCGCACAGGAACAGGTACGACGTGTCGGTCCCGACCTGGGTGAAGCCGAAGAACCCGACGGCGATCAGCGCCATCGCGAACGGCACCGTCCGGCCGACCGGGATCTTGTCGGCCAGCATGCCGGCGATCGGCATGGTCAGCACCGCACCGATGCCCTGCGGAGCCATCAGCAGACCGGCGTCGAGCGTCGACTCGCCCCGGACCTGCAGGAAGTAGCTCGGGAAGAGCAGGCCGGCACCCATGAACGCGATCACGAAGACGAACAGCGACAGCGACGCGACGCTCAGGTTGCGGTTCTTCAGCAGGCGCAGGTCGAGCAGCGGGTGCTGCGGCCTGAACGAGTAGATGACAAAACTGATGACCAGCAGCGCACCGACCAGCATGGTGACCCACACCTTGGTGGCGGTGATCGTGCCTTCCTCGGGCAGCGACGACACGCCGTACAGGAAGAGGGCCAGGCCGGGCGAGAGCATCAGCATGCCGACGAAGTCGAACGACTCCGACGGGTGGGGCTCGTCCTTGGGCAGGGCGAGCTGCGCGTAGACGAGGGCGATGATGCCGATGGGCAGGTTGATCAGGAAGACCCAGTGCCAGCTCGCTGCCTCGATCAGCCAGCCACCCAGGATCGGGCCACCGATCGGGCCGAGCAGCATCGGAACGCCCAGCACGGCCATGAGCCGGCCGATCCGCTCGGGGCCGGCGGCCCGCGTCATGATCGTCATGCCGATCGGCATGAGCATGCCGCCACCCAGGCCCTGCAGGACCCTGTACGCGACGAGCTGCTCGATCGAGTCGGCGGTGGCGCAGAGCACCGAGCCGAGCGTGAAGAGCAGCATCGCCATCATGTAGAGCCGCTTGGTGCCGAACCGGTCGGCGGCCCAGCCGCTGAGCGGGATCACCGTGGCCAGCGCCAGGGTGTACCCGGTCATGGTCCAGGCGACCTGCGCGTACGTCGCGTCGAACTCGTTCTGGAAGGTCGGCAGGGCGACGCTGACGACGGTGATGTCGAGGATCGACATGATCGCCCCGAGCACCACCACCCCGGCGATCTTGAGCACCGCGGCGTCCAGCTTGCCCGGAGGCGCGGCGGCTTGTTCGGTCACGAGAAACTCCCTCAGCTTCTTGGGCCTCTCAGAGGCACCACGCGCAACGGAAGTCCCTGCGCGCACAGAAGCGCCCATGCTCCCACCGCTGGGTTACGGGCGGCATCCGGTTATCAGCATGCTCTCAGCGACCGGGCCGCCCGCACTGAATCCTCGAAGTCCCATACCGGCGCTTATACGGCCTGATCGGCGCCGATGACTGGTCAGGCGGTGTGGGGCGCGTCACCCATTTGGGGTGAGGGGATGAGCGGCAGCCGGGCGATCACTCGTCCGCCGGTCGTGTCCGGGCCGGCGGTCAGGGTGCCGCCGAGCATCTCGGCACGTTCCCGCATCGACGTCATCCCGTCGCCGGGATCCCAGGCGTCGTCGCCGGGACC
Protein-coding regions in this window:
- a CDS encoding sigma-70 family RNA polymerase sigma factor, which gives rise to MMPEPDLTALAAAAAAGDRDALTDLIRATQHDVLRFLTPLSSHGDAEDLAQETYLRAVRALPDFAGRSSVRTWLFAIARHVAADAVRLAGRRPRAASLPDWQATADAVAPQQSRFEEQHALQDLLAGLDPDRREAFVATQIAGLSYAEAAEVCDCPVGTIRSRVARAREDLVAAVSDTRPEQRRIG
- a CDS encoding PepSY-associated TM helix domain-containing protein — encoded protein: MAAERCEVLMSTTTPVTSAPPVTRPRAAPARSIGPLLLRLHFYAGVFVAPFLLLAAISGLAYAFSPQIDRIVYADELVIAEPGGSARPMSELLNAARASHPVGTVTAIRAGDGDRTTQIDFTAPGLDAMHAETVYVNQYTGAVTGQLTTWFASTPTQTWLDDLHTSMHLGKYGFLYSEFAASWLAFIALGGLILWWRRQRGKKMLAPELAAKKGVRRTRSFHASLGVWLTLGLLFLAATGLTWSDYAGVNFGKAVDALQGSRPAVATTLAGAAPVAAGGHHGGGTTPAATAGIDPATQVDSVLKTATDNGITRSVAVTVPADATTAWTVSENKVTWPLGRDSIAVDGATGAVTDRSNFADWPVMAKLTQWGVYAHMGQLFGLANQIVLAALAIGLITVIVWGYRMWWQRRPTRADRRALAGTPPPRGAWQQLPTWVIVVGVPVVFAVGWFVPLFGIPLVAFLLIDVVVGAIRRRRGNRPRPEVPVSPAPAGR
- a CDS encoding sigma-70 family RNA polymerase sigma factor, coding for MVGSGVPVDPLPGPEPDHNLVSLAAEAAAGDRAAFTDLVQATQRDVMRFLGSIAPWREVEDLTQETFLRAFRALPAFAGRSTVRTWLFAIAKRVAVDAVRHAASRPRLIAVPDWRSVAEGGSVRFEEEHALHDLVAGLSAERREAFVITQVVGLSYAEAAEICGCPIGTIRSRVARAREDLVTAMQEARLGHRDVI
- a CDS encoding cytochrome c oxidase assembly protein, which translates into the protein MRTPSLVAVVTSTAVVVLVTALIFGGAVDGSVLPGIPSPGRLTLWALPALTLLANTLGVLTVGATTTAAFLLPGDGRSVSAHGWQLLRRTTWLALLWAATSLALIALTVSDLLGVPAGELSRQTLVSFAGSIAQGQALLTQAGLALLLAVLTRCGVSRGLAAVTAVLAMVTLLPPAFTGHSAGAGDHQVAVTSLALHILAASLWVGGLAGLLLVNRHRRFAETTERYSRLALACFVATAVTGAVNAAVRLGSVQALTDSRYGVLVLLKVVALLAVGVIGAAHRSRTLPALRAGAPWAFLRLAAGELVVLGAAVGLAVALARSPTPVPESVAEPDPLVELLGFDQPGPITAAGLFGNPLPDMFFLTVVAVGIFYYLAGVRRLHRAGHPWPVSRTASWLAGMLILGAITCLGVGKYAYVLFSVHMIQHMVLSMVVPILLVGGAPVTLALRALKRPADPQVRGAREWLTVALHSRPMRFLSHPLVALGIYVTSLYGLYLSSLLGTLMRYHLGHLAMLVHFVLAGYLLFWVLIGIDPGRRRVPPALLTVVHLLAMAAHAFFGFVLLQSTTVIADDWYTAVHPAWASSLLADQHLGAGLAWAFGEVPAAVVMLLLVRQWIRTDEREQARLDRAADRAEASGEADDLARYNAFLAAAARETPQREP
- a CDS encoding copper chaperone PCu(A)C — translated: MPNILNRGSRRRTLAAVALAGALTTLGLAGCGNGDDTAAAAPTTGPSAATTLTVKDPWVKASKAGVMTAAFGTLVNNTGAAITVVGAESPASPMELHEMTMKDGKMLMQPKQGGFVIEAGGTHELSPGGDHLMLMKPAAEVAAGDEVTFTLKLADGKTVPFAAVAKPFAGAGESYDPGMSMPGSGMPMDGASPMASMTP
- a CDS encoding Dyp-type peroxidase translates to MSRRGLLAGGAVAGLGAVAAAVALSGEDTPVPVAATGPLDTGTATVAFHGTRQAGVAQDPPAHAAFVAFTLAAGSDKRTLSRMMRLLSDDAARLTRGVPALGDTDATLAVLPARLTVTFGFGPGLYRVAGVPSPVADLPKFSIDRLERRWSGGDLLLQICADDPLTVAHTQRMLIKDARPFAAVRWVQQGFRRSPGVQAPEHTQRNVLGQLDGTANPRGTEIDPAVWNTDGSTQLVIRRMRAEIEKWDLLAVADKENATGRRLESGAPLSGTNERDEPDFGALDDTGLPKMPDFSHVTRARVTDPGLKILRRPYNYDGVPNALGHPDAGLIFAAYQRDIARQFVPIQQRLADKDLLNEWITPIGSAVFAIPPGCAEGGWIGEQVLA
- the copC gene encoding copper homeostasis periplasmic binding protein CopC; this encodes MRKALAALAAVVIVLLPAAPAWAHAQLVSADPAEDASLARAPASVTLTFSERLNPEFTTIVVSDAARQRIPAAAPTVDAGKGTVSLTQPLSNGAYTVAYRVVSVDGHTVQGSYPFTVADPTRPAAAAASQPAVARADRSTGISTPVLIGLGAFGVLCVLVVAYLYVSGRRRAARREQVVPARDGDVVQPAQTGRLARE
- a CDS encoding DHA2 family efflux MFS transporter permease subunit; translated protein: MTEQAAAPPGKLDAAVLKIAGVVVLGAIMSILDITVVSVALPTFQNEFDATYAQVAWTMTGYTLALATVIPLSGWAADRFGTKRLYMMAMLLFTLGSVLCATADSIEQLVAYRVLQGLGGGMLMPIGMTIMTRAAGPERIGRLMAVLGVPMLLGPIGGPILGGWLIEAASWHWVFLINLPIGIIALVYAQLALPKDEPHPSESFDFVGMLMLSPGLALFLYGVSSLPEEGTITATKVWVTMLVGALLVISFVIYSFRPQHPLLDLRLLKNRNLSVASLSLFVFVIAFMGAGLLFPSYFLQVRGESTLDAGLLMAPQGIGAVLTMPIAGMLADKIPVGRTVPFAMALIAVGFFGFTQVGTDTSYLFLCGSLFVMGLGMGGTMMPIMTSALRTLQSAEVARGSTLVNILQQIGGSIGTAIMSVILTSRLNGSTPIPGLNNPQTGEPITEAGAAIATQQGAQLPLPPNVLERGLQYAADSFSTTFWVGFALVLATFIPIAFLPRKRRTPGATGAAAEPAVEAPILMH